A stretch of the Dichotomicrobium thermohalophilum genome encodes the following:
- the rplD gene encoding 50S ribosomal protein L4, giving the protein MKVDVKTLDAKKAGSVELDDSIFGLEPRADILHRMVRYQLAKRQAGTHSAKGRSEVAGTGAKMYRQKGTGRARHGDKKAPQFRGGGKAFGPKPRSHAIDLPKKIRALAMRHALSSKARAEALMVLDRAEVEAPKTKELHTKLEKLGLANALIVAGQDVQDEFAKAARNIPNIDVLPVQGLNVYDILRRDNLVLTKDAIAALEARFK; this is encoded by the coding sequence ATGAAGGTGGACGTCAAAACGCTTGATGCGAAGAAAGCTGGCTCGGTCGAGCTGGACGACAGCATCTTCGGGCTGGAGCCGCGCGCAGACATCCTTCATCGGATGGTGCGCTACCAGCTTGCCAAGCGGCAGGCCGGCACGCACAGCGCCAAGGGCCGCAGCGAGGTTGCCGGCACGGGTGCAAAGATGTACCGGCAGAAGGGCACGGGCCGTGCCCGCCATGGCGACAAGAAGGCGCCGCAATTCCGCGGCGGCGGGAAGGCGTTCGGGCCGAAGCCGCGCAGCCATGCGATCGACCTGCCGAAGAAGATCCGTGCACTCGCGATGCGCCATGCGCTGTCGTCGAAGGCGCGCGCGGAGGCGCTGATGGTGCTCGACCGCGCGGAAGTGGAAGCGCCGAAGACGAAGGAGCTTCATACCAAGCTGGAGAAGCTCGGCCTTGCGAACGCCCTGATCGTCGCCGGCCAGGACGTGCAGGACGAGTTCGCCAAGGCAGCCCGAAACATTCCGAACATCGACGTGCTGCCGGTTCAGGGGTTGAACGTCTATGACATCTTGCGCCGGGATAACCTGGTGCTGACCAAGGACGCGATCGCGGCGCTGGAGGCGCGGTTCAAATGA
- the fusA gene encoding elongation factor G → MARETPLQNYRNIGIMAHIDAGKTTTTERILYYTGKSHKIGEVHDGAAVMDWMEQEQERGITITSAATTTFWVLRDMDGNEIGPRHRVNIIDTPGHVDFTIEVERSLRVLDGSIALLDANAGVEPQTETVWRQADKYEVPRMIFVNKMDKLGADFYRCIDMIKDRLGAKPLVLQLPIGAESDFEGVVDLIRMKAIIWEAETLGAKFHEAEIPADLVDRAKAYRDELIETAVEADEAAMEAYLEGEEPDEDQLHELIRKGTCNVDFFPIMCGSAFKNKGVQPLLDAVIRYLPSPLDVKPIKGIDVKSGNEIVRKADDSEPLSMLAFKVMNDPYVGSLTFCRIYSGTLDQGTQVLNTVKEKRERVGRMLLMHSNSREDIKQACAGDIVAIASLKDVTTGDTLCDPSSPVILERMEFPEPVIEVAVEPKSKADQEKLGVALNRLAQEDPSFRVMTDTESGQTIIKGMGELHLDIIVDRLKREFKVDANVGAPQVAYRESITQRAEVDYTHKKQTGGSGQFARVKMTVEPGEPGSGFEFESTVVGGNVPKEYIPGVEKGVESVLSTGIIAGFPMLDVKVTLTDGAYHEVDSSVMAFEIAGRAAFREAAQKAKPKLLEPVMKVEVVTPEEYVGSIIGDLTSRRGQVLGQEMRGNATVVNATVPLANMFGYVNTLRSMSQGRAQYTMQFDHYAQVPQAVADEVQAKFG, encoded by the coding sequence ATGGCACGCGAAACACCGCTACAGAATTACCGCAATATCGGCATCATGGCCCATATTGACGCCGGTAAGACGACGACAACAGAGCGCATCCTCTACTACACCGGCAAGAGCCACAAGATCGGCGAGGTGCATGACGGCGCCGCCGTAATGGACTGGATGGAGCAGGAGCAGGAGCGCGGTATCACGATCACGTCCGCTGCGACGACCACCTTCTGGGTGCTGCGCGACATGGACGGCAACGAGATCGGTCCGCGTCACCGCGTGAACATCATCGACACGCCGGGTCACGTCGACTTCACCATCGAGGTCGAGCGTTCTCTGCGCGTGCTTGACGGCTCGATTGCGCTGCTGGACGCCAATGCCGGCGTCGAGCCGCAGACCGAGACGGTCTGGCGCCAGGCCGACAAGTACGAAGTGCCGCGCATGATCTTCGTCAACAAGATGGACAAGCTTGGCGCGGACTTTTATCGCTGCATCGATATGATCAAGGACCGCCTGGGCGCGAAGCCGCTGGTGCTTCAGCTGCCGATCGGCGCGGAAAGCGACTTCGAGGGTGTCGTCGACCTGATCCGGATGAAGGCGATCATCTGGGAGGCCGAAACGCTTGGCGCGAAGTTCCACGAGGCCGAGATCCCGGCCGATCTAGTTGATCGTGCAAAGGCGTATCGCGACGAGCTGATCGAGACGGCTGTGGAGGCCGACGAAGCGGCCATGGAGGCCTATCTCGAAGGCGAGGAGCCGGACGAGGATCAGCTTCACGAGTTGATCCGCAAGGGCACCTGCAACGTCGACTTCTTCCCGATCATGTGCGGCTCGGCCTTCAAGAACAAGGGCGTGCAGCCGCTGCTCGATGCGGTCATCCGCTATCTGCCGTCGCCGCTCGACGTGAAGCCGATCAAGGGCATTGATGTGAAGTCCGGCAACGAGATCGTCCGCAAGGCGGACGACAGCGAACCGCTGTCGATGCTGGCGTTCAAGGTCATGAACGATCCCTATGTCGGCTCGCTGACCTTCTGCCGTATCTACTCGGGCACGCTCGACCAGGGCACGCAGGTCCTCAATACGGTGAAAGAGAAGCGCGAGCGCGTCGGCCGCATGTTGCTGATGCACTCCAACAGCCGCGAGGACATCAAACAGGCCTGCGCGGGCGACATCGTTGCGATCGCGAGCCTGAAGGACGTCACCACGGGTGACACGCTGTGCGATCCGTCCTCTCCGGTGATCCTGGAGCGAATGGAGTTCCCGGAGCCGGTGATCGAAGTTGCTGTTGAGCCGAAGAGTAAAGCCGACCAGGAGAAACTCGGCGTGGCGCTCAACCGCCTGGCCCAGGAAGATCCGTCCTTCCGCGTTATGACGGACACCGAATCCGGACAGACGATCATCAAGGGCATGGGCGAGTTGCACCTGGACATCATCGTTGACCGTCTGAAGCGCGAGTTCAAGGTCGACGCCAATGTGGGCGCGCCGCAAGTCGCCTACCGCGAAAGCATCACGCAGCGTGCCGAGGTGGACTACACCCACAAGAAGCAGACCGGTGGTTCGGGCCAGTTCGCGCGCGTGAAGATGACAGTGGAACCGGGCGAGCCGGGCTCCGGCTTCGAGTTCGAGAGCACGGTCGTCGGTGGCAACGTGCCGAAGGAATACATCCCGGGGGTGGAGAAGGGCGTCGAGAGTGTCCTGAGCACCGGCATCATCGCCGGTTTCCCGATGCTGGACGTGAAAGTCACGCTCACCGACGGTGCGTACCACGAGGTCGACTCCAGCGTCATGGCCTTCGAGATCGCCGGGCGTGCGGCGTTCCGCGAGGCGGCACAGAAAGCAAAGCCGAAGCTGCTTGAGCCGGTGATGAAGGTCGAGGTTGTGACGCCGGAGGAATATGTCGGCAGCATCATCGGCGATCTGACCAGCCGCCGTGGTCAGGTGCTTGGCCAGGAAATGCGCGGGAACGCAACTGTGGTGAACGCCACGGTACCGCTGGCCAACATGTTCGGCTATGTCAACACGCTCCGCTCCATGAGCCAGGGGCGGGCGCAGTACACGATGCAATTTGACCACTACGCCCAAGTTCCGCAGGCCGTGGCGGACGAGGTGCAGGCGAAGTTCGGTTAA
- a CDS encoding dynamin family protein, whose amino-acid sequence MTADTTPTDPTSESGTHHSEIGPGSVLQRMVDELQDCASALGADLEGPLAAMAQSLVGELREQVCRVAVIGQVKAGKSSFINALAGRPTMLPTDVNPWTAVVTKIHFGEPGAQEGAYFEFFTEEEWRHMIGGGRMREMATSLAPNLDSEEIHKQLSQFEQRAKRRLGDSFPQMLGKHHLFSSVTPGVLERYVTAGEDRPVTDSAIDESNAHFADITKSADLYFQDNPFGFPTVVIDTPGTNDPFLVRDEITLQNLETADVYIVVVTAQQPLSNTDLNLLRLLQGVDAGRALIFLNRLDMLENAAENYQTVLERVRTILRKEFSTDDIPVIPGSAAWGLRSVTPTGAHRDGTLDDAFMDYAASRGFAERETLRQVAETEQAAESELAKLLTDVSGLSEINAELARLMARSRAAQRIASVAGIVSALTHNYALLSRHEAERIEARAKQDEAQRREDRKQRKAAFETAAKELAERFRTFERDYAALAAEGTRKISDRLNAAVTRLADAEQSALEDKLRAGEKLDAPRLDTIGIRHKLAREFIAAFDEVASAMQAFERDNLKEIDEMFSGSAPGLDGAMTAGPLPAPAARPSLSPLAQAIAVDLDEPRRFVWQSQSDDPRQAVKALRTGLERDFLTVARELSELAKKALSSHAASVTRRYRTIVHETLEIVAKLVQGGASADEANAALEEAQARAERMAALAERAAALDERCREALRSS is encoded by the coding sequence ATGACAGCGGACACGACACCAACAGACCCGACAAGCGAATCCGGCACACACCATAGCGAAATCGGCCCTGGCAGCGTGCTCCAGCGCATGGTTGACGAGCTGCAGGACTGTGCCAGCGCGCTGGGCGCCGATCTCGAAGGGCCGCTGGCGGCGATGGCGCAGTCACTCGTGGGCGAACTGCGCGAACAGGTCTGCCGCGTCGCTGTCATTGGCCAGGTCAAGGCAGGCAAGAGCAGCTTCATCAACGCGCTCGCCGGGCGACCAACCATGCTTCCGACCGACGTCAACCCGTGGACGGCGGTCGTGACCAAAATCCATTTCGGCGAGCCCGGCGCGCAGGAAGGCGCCTATTTCGAATTCTTCACCGAGGAAGAATGGCGCCACATGATCGGCGGCGGCCGGATGCGCGAGATGGCGACCAGCCTCGCCCCGAACCTCGACAGCGAGGAGATTCATAAACAACTCTCGCAGTTCGAGCAGCGCGCCAAGCGCCGGCTCGGCGACAGCTTCCCGCAGATGCTTGGCAAGCATCACCTGTTTTCCTCGGTCACGCCGGGTGTGCTGGAACGTTACGTCACCGCTGGTGAGGATCGCCCGGTGACCGACAGCGCGATCGACGAAAGCAACGCGCATTTCGCGGATATCACCAAGAGCGCCGACCTCTATTTTCAGGACAACCCGTTTGGCTTTCCAACGGTCGTCATCGATACGCCCGGCACGAACGATCCGTTCCTGGTGCGCGACGAGATCACGCTGCAGAACCTGGAAACGGCGGATGTCTACATCGTCGTGGTGACGGCGCAGCAGCCGCTGTCCAATACCGACCTGAACCTGTTGCGGCTGCTCCAGGGGGTGGACGCGGGCCGCGCGTTGATCTTCCTCAACCGCCTCGACATGCTGGAGAACGCGGCCGAGAACTACCAGACCGTTCTTGAGCGAGTGCGCACAATTCTGCGCAAGGAATTCTCGACCGACGACATTCCTGTCATCCCCGGCAGCGCGGCCTGGGGGCTGCGTTCGGTCACGCCTACGGGCGCCCATCGCGACGGCACGCTGGACGACGCGTTTATGGACTACGCGGCATCGCGCGGCTTTGCCGAGCGCGAGACGCTGCGCCAGGTCGCCGAGACAGAACAGGCTGCGGAGAGCGAGCTAGCAAAACTCCTCACCGACGTCTCCGGCCTCAGCGAAATCAACGCTGAACTCGCCCGCCTCATGGCCCGATCGCGCGCCGCGCAGAGGATCGCTAGCGTCGCCGGGATCGTTTCGGCGCTCACCCACAACTACGCGCTGCTCAGCCGCCATGAAGCCGAGCGTATCGAGGCGCGCGCCAAACAGGACGAGGCACAGCGCCGCGAGGACCGAAAGCAGCGGAAGGCCGCCTTCGAGACCGCCGCAAAGGAACTCGCCGAGCGCTTCAGGACCTTCGAGCGAGACTATGCCGCGCTGGCCGCAGAAGGCACACGCAAGATCTCGGACCGCCTGAACGCGGCCGTGACCCGGCTCGCCGACGCGGAGCAGTCCGCGTTGGAGGACAAGCTGCGCGCCGGCGAGAAGCTCGACGCGCCGAGGCTTGATACCATCGGCATCCGCCACAAGCTGGCGCGCGAGTTCATCGCCGCTTTCGACGAGGTGGCCTCAGCCATGCAGGCCTTCGAGCGCGACAACCTCAAAGAGATCGACGAGATGTTTTCCGGCTCGGCGCCCGGTCTTGACGGCGCGATGACCGCCGGCCCGCTGCCCGCACCTGCGGCACGGCCGTCGCTCTCACCGCTTGCTCAGGCGATTGCGGTCGACCTGGATGAGCCGCGGCGTTTCGTCTGGCAGAGCCAGAGTGACGATCCGCGCCAGGCCGTCAAAGCGCTCCGCACCGGACTGGAGCGTGATTTCCTCACCGTCGCCCGGGAGTTGAGCGAACTGGCCAAGAAGGCCCTAAGCAGCCATGCCGCCAGCGTCACCCGGCGCTATCGCACCATCGTGCACGAGACCCTGGAGATCGTGGCGAAGCTGGTTCAAGGCGGGGCCAGCGCGGATGAGGCCAATGCCGCGCTCGAAGAAGCGCAGGCGCGCGCCGAGCGCATGGCTGCGCTGGCGGAGCGCGCGGCGGCGCTTGATGAGCGCTGCCGAGAGGCGCTGAGGAGCTCATAG
- the rpsG gene encoding 30S ribosomal protein S7 — protein MSRRHRAEKREVTPDARYGDVVLAKLMNILMYDGKKSVAERIVYGALDRCADRAKRDPVQLFHEALDNVKPAIEVRSRRVGGATYQVPVEVRPERRQALAIRWLITAARGRNENTMEERLSGELLDAANNRGAAVKKREDTHRMAEANRAFSHYRW, from the coding sequence ATGTCTCGCCGTCACAGAGCGGAAAAACGCGAGGTCACGCCGGACGCCCGGTATGGTGATGTAGTGCTCGCGAAGCTGATGAACATTCTGATGTATGACGGCAAGAAGTCGGTGGCCGAGCGCATCGTCTACGGGGCGCTGGATCGCTGCGCGGACCGCGCGAAGCGTGACCCTGTCCAGCTCTTTCACGAGGCGCTGGACAACGTGAAGCCGGCCATCGAAGTCCGTTCGCGCCGCGTGGGTGGCGCAACCTATCAGGTGCCGGTGGAGGTGCGCCCCGAGCGCCGGCAGGCGCTGGCGATCCGCTGGCTGATCACGGCCGCGCGGGGACGCAACGAGAACACCATGGAGGAGCGCCTGTCGGGCGAACTGCTGGACGCCGCGAACAACCGCGGCGCGGCAGTCAAGAAACGCGAAGACACGCATCGCATGGCCGAGGCCAACCGGGCGTTCTCGCATTACCGTTGGTAA
- the rpsJ gene encoding 30S ribosomal protein S10: MQGQNIRIRLKAFDHRILDTSTREIVNTARRTGADVRGPIPLPTRIEKFTVNRSPHVNKKSREQFEMRTHKRLIDIVDPTPQTVDALMKLDLAAGVDVEIKL, translated from the coding sequence ATGCAGGGCCAGAATATCCGCATCCGCTTGAAGGCGTTCGATCACAGAATTCTCGATACGTCGACGCGCGAGATCGTCAACACAGCACGCCGCACTGGCGCGGATGTTCGCGGGCCGATCCCGCTTCCGACGCGGATCGAGAAATTCACCGTGAACCGCTCGCCGCACGTCAACAAGAAAAGCCGCGAGCAGTTCGAGATGCGGACGCACAAGCGGCTGATCGATATCGTCGACCCGACGCCGCAGACGGTGGACGCGCTGATGAAGCTCGATCTGGCCGCTGGTGTGGATGTGGAGATCAAGCTCTAA
- the tuf gene encoding elongation factor Tu, translating into MAKAKFERSKPHVNIGTIGHVDHGKTTLTAAITKYFGDFQAYDKIDGAPEEKARGITISTAHVEYETDNRHYAHVDCPGHADYVKNMITGAAQMDGAILVVSAADGPMPQTREHILLARQVGVPALVVFLNKVDQVDDPELLDLVEMEVRELLSEYEFDGDNIPIVAGSALAAMEGNNPEIGENKIRELLEAIDDYIPTPERPKDQPFLMPIEDVFSISGRGTVVTGRVERGVIKVGDEVEIVGIKDTRKTTVTGVEMFRKLLDQGEAGDNIGALIRGVARDEVERGQVLCKPGSVTPHTKFKAEAYILTKEEGGRHTPFFTNYRPQFYFRTTDVTGVVTLPPDKEMVMPGDNVEMEVQLIVPIAMEEKLRFAIREGGRTVGAGVVADIIE; encoded by the coding sequence ATGGCCAAAGCAAAGTTCGAGCGCTCCAAGCCCCATGTGAACATTGGGACCATTGGACACGTCGACCATGGTAAGACGACGCTGACCGCGGCGATTACGAAGTATTTCGGCGACTTCCAGGCCTATGACAAGATCGACGGCGCGCCGGAAGAAAAGGCCCGCGGCATCACGATCTCCACGGCGCATGTCGAATACGAGACCGATAACCGCCACTATGCCCACGTCGACTGCCCCGGCCACGCGGACTACGTGAAGAACATGATCACGGGCGCCGCACAGATGGACGGCGCGATCCTTGTGGTGAGCGCGGCCGATGGCCCGATGCCCCAGACGCGTGAGCACATCCTGCTGGCGCGCCAGGTCGGTGTCCCGGCGCTGGTGGTGTTCCTGAACAAGGTGGACCAGGTCGACGACCCTGAGCTTCTGGATCTGGTCGAGATGGAAGTGCGTGAGCTTCTGTCCGAGTACGAGTTCGACGGTGACAATATTCCGATCGTTGCCGGCAGCGCGCTCGCTGCGATGGAAGGGAATAACCCCGAGATCGGCGAGAACAAGATCCGTGAACTGCTGGAGGCGATCGACGACTACATCCCGACACCGGAGCGCCCGAAAGACCAGCCGTTCCTGATGCCGATCGAGGACGTCTTCTCCATTTCCGGCCGCGGTACAGTTGTGACGGGCCGTGTCGAGCGCGGGGTGATCAAGGTTGGCGACGAGGTCGAGATCGTCGGCATCAAGGACACCCGCAAGACCACGGTCACGGGCGTGGAGATGTTCCGCAAGCTGCTCGACCAGGGCGAGGCAGGCGACAACATCGGCGCGCTCATCCGCGGCGTGGCGCGCGACGAAGTGGAGCGCGGCCAGGTGCTGTGCAAGCCGGGCTCGGTGACGCCGCACACAAAGTTCAAGGCTGAGGCTTACATCCTCACCAAGGAGGAGGGCGGCCGCCACACGCCGTTCTTCACCAACTATCGCCCTCAGTTTTACTTCCGCACGACGGACGTGACCGGCGTGGTCACGCTGCCGCCGGACAAGGAAATGGTGATGCCGGGCGACAACGTGGAGATGGAAGTCCAGCTCATCGTGCCGATCGCGATGGAAGAAAAGCTGCGCTTCGCCATCCGTGAGGGTGGCCGCACCGTGGGTGCCGGCGTCGTCGCCGACATCATCGAGTAG
- a CDS encoding GTPase: MQDMAQDQEAMMDDLAQRLRETRAVFEQASQIPRVASAIRGLQRIETSLGRPPRVGIFGEFNSGKTSLTNILIGRKALPTSVVTSDRGSTLLRYADQPELYAIGAEGGRHRLTTAAFQKLIARPALTEIGVPFPRLRNYEIIDTVGVSDPSLGGLPPKRAANSYVHGAVWCTVASQAWKRSEVSQWRTIPESVRKRSLLVVTHLDAVPNPQDREKIAERIRSEAANLFHGFVMISLTQALRALSPEGEIVDETAWYNSGAAELEHWFSEIVAMARVDKRRRAVAAARAIAQRLLSAPLRTPHEIAVSHLQAAWSNRVRRRVRDAAGGRDIGQLTVEQHIETLVSAARGFAAYGLEPWLQKRVRTGTMRDILALLPREPAQVRGVVAGMEPAQAHRALALIVDQVAAELREALMEITPAKGDRPAELPRQVAEAASAVSAWGNEQAG; this comes from the coding sequence ATGCAGGATATGGCCCAGGACCAAGAGGCCATGATGGACGACCTGGCCCAGCGGCTGCGCGAGACGCGCGCTGTCTTCGAGCAGGCATCTCAGATACCGCGCGTCGCCTCCGCGATCCGAGGTCTGCAGCGTATCGAGACCAGCCTGGGCCGCCCGCCCCGTGTCGGCATCTTTGGCGAATTCAACTCCGGGAAAACCTCGCTGACCAACATCCTGATCGGCCGCAAGGCGCTGCCCACGAGCGTGGTCACCAGCGACCGCGGCTCCACGCTGCTGCGCTACGCGGACCAGCCGGAGCTGTATGCCATCGGCGCGGAAGGGGGCAGACACCGGCTCACCACCGCGGCCTTTCAAAAGCTCATCGCGCGCCCGGCCCTGACTGAGATCGGCGTGCCCTTCCCCAGGCTCCGGAACTACGAGATCATCGACACCGTCGGCGTGTCGGACCCATCGCTGGGCGGACTGCCGCCGAAACGGGCGGCCAATTCCTACGTGCATGGCGCGGTGTGGTGCACGGTCGCCAGCCAGGCATGGAAACGCAGCGAAGTCAGCCAGTGGCGCACCATCCCCGAGAGCGTGCGCAAGCGCAGCCTTCTGGTCGTCACCCATCTGGATGCCGTGCCCAACCCGCAGGACCGTGAGAAGATCGCCGAACGCATCCGCTCCGAGGCGGCCAACCTGTTCCACGGTTTCGTGATGATCTCGCTGACCCAGGCTCTGCGCGCCCTGTCACCCGAAGGCGAGATCGTCGACGAAACGGCGTGGTACAACAGCGGCGCGGCCGAGCTGGAGCACTGGTTTTCCGAGATCGTGGCGATGGCCCGGGTCGACAAGCGCCGCCGTGCAGTCGCGGCCGCCCGGGCCATTGCCCAGCGTCTCCTGTCAGCCCCGCTGCGCACCCCGCACGAAATCGCAGTGTCTCACCTGCAAGCCGCCTGGAGCAACCGGGTGCGCCGGCGGGTCCGGGATGCCGCCGGCGGCCGCGATATCGGCCAGCTCACCGTCGAACAGCATATCGAAACACTGGTGAGTGCGGCACGCGGGTTCGCGGCTTACGGGCTGGAGCCCTGGCTGCAGAAGCGCGTCAGGACGGGCACAATGCGCGACATCCTCGCACTGTTGCCGCGGGAGCCGGCACAGGTCCGCGGCGTTGTCGCCGGGATGGAACCGGCGCAGGCGCATCGCGCCCTGGCGTTGATCGTTGATCAGGTTGCGGCGGAACTGCGCGAGGCGCTCATGGAGATCACACCGGCCAAGGGCGACCGCCCCGCCGAACTACCTCGGCAAGTTGCGGAGGCTGCCAGCGCCGTCTCCGCTTGGGGCAACGAGCAGGCCGGCTGA
- a CDS encoding 50S ribosomal protein L23, translated as MREEELYDIIVAPVITEKSTLASENNQVVFKVAPYATKPQIKEAVERLFNVKVESVNTLNRKGKLKRFRGIQGRQNSIKKAIVTLQEGSSIDVTTGL; from the coding sequence ATGAGGGAAGAAGAGCTTTACGACATCATCGTTGCCCCGGTGATTACCGAGAAATCGACCCTGGCGTCAGAAAACAACCAGGTCGTGTTCAAGGTGGCTCCGTACGCCACGAAACCGCAGATCAAGGAGGCGGTCGAGCGCCTGTTCAATGTCAAGGTCGAGTCCGTGAACACCCTGAACCGCAAGGGCAAGCTCAAGCGGTTTCGGGGAATCCAGGGGCGGCAGAACAGTATCAAGAAGGCGATCGTCACGCTGCAGGAAGGCAGCAGCATCGACGTCACCACCGGGCTGTAA
- the rplC gene encoding 50S ribosomal protein L3, giving the protein MRSGVIAQKVGMTRIFDDSGAHVPVTVLRLDKCQVVAQRVSDKNGYCALQLGAGKAKVKNVTRAERGHFAVASVEPKRKVAEFRVSPENLIDVGAEITADHFVEGQYVDATGISIGKGFAGAMKRHNFRGLEATHGVSVSHRAHGSTGQMQDPGKVFKGKKMAGHLGNERVTTQNLRVVKVDAGRGLIMVCGAVPGAKGGWVMLRDAVKKELPKDAPTPGAFRMPGGETGGETPQPEASEG; this is encoded by the coding sequence ATGCGCTCAGGTGTGATCGCGCAGAAAGTGGGAATGACACGGATCTTCGATGACAGCGGCGCGCATGTGCCGGTGACGGTGCTTCGTCTGGACAAGTGCCAGGTGGTCGCCCAGCGCGTGAGCGACAAGAACGGTTATTGCGCTCTGCAGCTTGGCGCTGGCAAGGCGAAGGTGAAGAACGTCACCCGCGCCGAACGCGGGCATTTCGCTGTCGCCAGTGTGGAACCCAAGCGCAAGGTTGCCGAGTTCCGCGTCAGCCCAGAGAACCTGATCGACGTCGGGGCGGAAATCACGGCCGATCATTTCGTAGAGGGCCAGTATGTCGATGCGACCGGGATCAGCATCGGCAAGGGCTTCGCCGGCGCCATGAAGCGGCACAATTTCCGCGGCCTGGAGGCGACCCACGGCGTTTCCGTCTCGCACCGCGCGCATGGCTCTACCGGCCAGATGCAGGACCCGGGCAAGGTCTTCAAGGGCAAGAAGATGGCCGGCCACCTGGGCAACGAGCGCGTCACGACGCAGAACCTGCGGGTCGTCAAGGTCGATGCGGGGCGCGGTCTGATCATGGTCTGCGGTGCGGTCCCCGGCGCGAAAGGCGGCTGGGTGATGCTCCGCGACGCGGTGAAGAAGGAACTGCCAAAGGATGCACCGACGCCGGGCGCCTTCCGCATGCCGGGCGGGGAAACCGGCGGCGAGACCCCGCAGCCCGAGGCGAGTGAGGGATAA
- a CDS encoding usg protein → MATSDLLQQLHGYSLTTAEILYRLPDFPKLIQSFVWQDYDYAPEFPKLQEFLDYWRTHLDGPLHRITVTHKSLVSPTELRYLDGRLVLH, encoded by the coding sequence ATGGCCACGAGCGACCTCTTGCAACAGCTTCATGGATACAGCCTGACCACCGCCGAAATCCTTTACCGGCTTCCCGACTTCCCGAAACTCATCCAATCGTTCGTCTGGCAGGATTATGACTACGCGCCGGAATTTCCGAAACTCCAAGAGTTTCTGGACTATTGGCGCACGCATCTCGACGGTCCGCTCCATCGCATCACGGTGACCCACAAGAGCCTGGTGTCACCGACGGAGTTGCGCTATCTCGACGGCCGGCTCGTCCTCCACTAA
- a CDS encoding fused DSP-PTPase phosphatase/NAD kinase-like protein, protein MNFAKRQRRLLASSYRRYRNRFTGTDTASDRPRLARFLEHFDLVAVDHGIFRFAYLNLHEVAPGVWRSAQPSPRDIRKLAKRGLRTVVNLRGPRDCGSYRLEQQACAKYGVELIDFKMRSRGVPSPTTIHEARALFERIQYPVLFHCKSGADRAGMMSALYLLLREGRPVEEAARQLSLRYGHFRQADTGVLDHFLDTYREQTADAPMDFLQWVDERYRPKEVARSFKPQGFTNFLVNRLLKRE, encoded by the coding sequence ATGAATTTCGCTAAGCGGCAGAGGCGTTTGCTCGCCAGCAGCTATCGGCGCTACCGCAATCGCTTCACCGGCACGGATACGGCCAGTGACCGGCCGCGGCTAGCGCGTTTCCTTGAGCATTTCGACCTTGTGGCCGTCGACCACGGCATTTTCCGCTTCGCCTATCTCAACCTGCACGAGGTCGCGCCCGGTGTTTGGCGTTCGGCGCAGCCGAGCCCGCGCGACATCCGCAAGCTTGCCAAGCGGGGGCTGCGCACGGTTGTCAATCTGCGCGGTCCGCGGGATTGCGGGAGCTATCGGCTGGAGCAGCAAGCCTGCGCGAAATACGGCGTCGAGTTGATCGATTTCAAGATGCGCTCTCGCGGCGTGCCGTCCCCCACGACGATCCACGAGGCGCGCGCCCTGTTCGAGCGCATCCAGTATCCTGTGCTGTTTCACTGCAAGTCGGGCGCGGACCGGGCGGGCATGATGTCCGCGCTGTATCTCTTGCTGCGCGAGGGCCGGCCGGTCGAGGAAGCCGCGCGCCAGCTCAGCCTGCGCTACGGCCATTTCAGACAGGCGGATACCGGCGTGCTGGATCATTTCCTGGACACCTACCGCGAACAGACCGCGGATGCGCCGATGGACTTTCTCCAGTGGGTGGATGAGCGTTACCGGCCGAAAGAGGTTGCCAGGAGCTTCAAGCCGCAAGGTTTCACGAATTTCCTGGTCAACCGGCTGTTGAAACGCGAGTAG
- the rpsL gene encoding 30S ribosomal protein S12, with protein MPTVQQLIRKPRQAPVKRNKVPALEACPQKRGVCTRVYTTTPKKPNSALRKVARVRLTNGYEVTSYIPGEGHNLQEHSVVMIRGGRVKDLPGVRYHTIRGALDTQGVSKRRQRRSKYGAKRPK; from the coding sequence ATGCCTACGGTTCAACAGCTTATTCGCAAGCCGCGTCAGGCGCCGGTGAAGCGCAACAAGGTGCCCGCGCTGGAGGCCTGCCCCCAGAAGCGCGGGGTTTGCACGCGCGTCTACACGACGACGCCAAAGAAGCCGAACTCGGCGCTGCGCAAGGTGGCGCGCGTCCGGTTGACCAACGGCTACGAGGTGACGAGCTACATCCCGGGCGAGGGGCATAACCTGCAGGAGCACTCGGTGGTGATGATCCGTGGCGGCCGCGTGAAGGACCTGCCGGGCGTGCGCTACCATACGATCCGGGGTGCATTGGATACGCAGGGTGTCTCGAAGCGCCGGCAGCGCCGGTCGAAGTATGGCGCCAAGCGGCCGAAGTAA